The nucleotide window GTTTTCTGAATATACTGGAGATAAGAAAAAGTCACACATCTGCAAAATGGTGCACTGTTTAAAGCCTAGCCTCAACCATGAAAACTAGCAGGACAGGGGTGTCCACCTTTGAAGTGTAACCAGCCAATCAAGGACATGCTAGCGACACTGTGGCACTTTACACgggcacagcagtgctttgagcaaaatgctaacatCGGCATACTGGTGTTCGCACTGGCACTGTcaatatgctgatgtttagcaagtATGAGTTTGACCCTCTTAAGTAtcttaacatttacatttactaattagcactggATACAAAGTTCAGACGAGGCTGCTGTCAGtagttttgcatgtatttgatcTTAAACCAAATTATTGGACAATTAAACTTTGGATCTGATAATGGCACCAGAGGGGAAGTCTCCAAAGATATTAGAATTCTTAAAGAGGGGGGACAATCTATCCAATTGCTATTGAGACATTTCAAACCTCAAATGTCAAGGTCATTGTAGggcaagaggaaaagtcaggaccACCACAGTTATTAGGATTCACCCTAATCTCAATGCAATCCATCCAGTCGGTGTTGAGATATTTCCATTTGAAGCAAATTGGTGGACCAAGCAACCGCCAGATATTACCACTACGATGCTATTATCATAGAAAAAATACAGCCTCTTGCTCCTGTCTCGAAAGAGGATTGATTCCCATTGAACACCCCAGTTTTTATTGCCCAACAATCACtgtacacagtgtacacacagtgaGCACAATGTACTACTGAAGGCAAAGGAATTCAATAACAAGCATCATGAGTCATTGCAAGTATCTGAGTCACTGATGTCACATCTGAACCAGGTCacaaacactgcactgcatgacaCGTCTTAATTAGTGTTTACTTGTGGCCAGGAGAGTATTTCACAGTATGCATACTGAGTGGTGACGCTGAGTAATGAATGGAATTTCTACTTGCTGTGAAGTCCAACTAATAAAAATTGATCATGAGTAAATCAGGACAAATAATGATTCATCATGTCTGGTTTGTGTCCTGCAGTTGGTGTCCGTTATCGTATAACGAATGTCCTGCCACATCACCATGTTCACATCCATCCTGCCTTGTTATCCTGATAAACGAACTCTTAAATTAGGCAGGAATTAAGCACTGAATGATCCCTTAAACACAATCCTGGCTCAACAAAAGCATCATAAATTTACACGTTTTTCATCAAATATTCTATAAATGTTATATATCATGAGTAGCTCGGCCGAGGCTCTGATTGTACCAtatctccttttcttctcagaTCCTAGTAAACGTTGGCAGCCATTTTGACCCAGCGAGGAGTATCTTCGTGGCCCCTAGAAAAGGAGTCTACAGCTTCAGCTTTCATGTTGTCAAAGTTTACAACCGGCAGACAATACAAGTAAGAACAACAGCTtgaagaaatagtttgacattttgggaaatatgcttattcgctttcttgcgTAAATTCGCTTAGAAGCGACCTTCAGAGTTTCTGGTAGGCGGATTTCACAGCCCGGCTAAATTTTCCCccgttttcagtctttatgctaagctatgctaaccagctgctagcagtagcttcatatttgctgTCAAGTGTAACGGCACAAATGTGCAATCAATCTTCTAACTCTCCAACGGAAAGCTTATAATCATATTTCCAAACCAAGAGTTTAACTCTTCctgtaaaaataaagttttaagCTCCATCGGTGAAGAAGCAGCAACTCAAACCTCTTAATATTTAGTTGTTATCATTGATGACATTTGAATTAATGCACTGTGGGTAAGAAAATTGTTTAGCCAAGAGGCAAAAAAAACCTTTCTATAATAAAGGAAGTGGGTAAACTAAAACATACTTGTTAAGGTAAAACATCCAGGAAAGGATTGCATTTTTATGAAAATCGAGGCTTTTACataatatcaataaaaacacagataaaatcGTCAGACTATCATTTCTCTGCAAACCTTTTCTCATTCTACCTTTGccctctgctcacctgctgcaccctctctctcatctttctcagGTGAGTTTGGTTCTCAACGGCTGGCCAGTGATTTCAGCCTTCGCAGGCGATCAGGACGTGACCAGGGAGGCTGCTACCAATGCCGGCCTGGTGATGATGGAGAGAGGGGACAAGGCTTACCTCAAACTGGAGAGAGGGAACCTGATGGGAGGGTGGAAGTACTCCACTTTCTCTGGCTTTCTGGTGTTCCCGTTGTAGTTTAGGTTGATGCAGGATGTTCTTGTCATTATCAAGCGTATGGAGGGGAGGGtgtaaaatacaggttgattTGGGGCAAGTGTTATTCGACAGAAAGGAGGAAGCATCATTTGATACACACTGAGTTCCTCGCTGAAGTTATGAACGACATCAAACTGCTTTGATGCAAATCAGACGAATCAGTGATTTCACTCTGTGCCGAGTAATCCTGAATgtaatttccatttccattgcACTTTTACAGCTCAGTGTTAGGCTACAGTACTTACTACAGACTACTGTAATGTGTCGTCTCTGCTTGCTTACACCAGGTGTCGGTCTGTCAGAGGtttgatttttcctttaatgcaTGAAGTACAGAGTAGCAAATCTTGGTGGCAATAAAGAAAATTACTGTGTCTATTCTGTGCCCCTTACCAAATCTATCTATCAATctatacagcaaacacagatgttGAATGACCAATTTTTGAGCGTCCAATCAAGACGTCCCGTGATGGTTAAAAAATAGTTCCAAAATGAGACAATGAGTTCTCAGTGAAATGTTGAATGAACTATTTTTGGCCATGACATCACCATCCGACCAATGTTTGCTGGatatctatctgtctatctatgAATATATggatttatctgtctgtctgtccatccaacTATCTATCAGTATATGTAACCATCTATCTGTCTGGCTGTCTATaatccatctatctatctatctgattCGTGATCAGTATTTCcctgatgaagacaaacacttGAAGGTGAAGATAATGTCATTAAGCATGGTGTCTGTGTACTTCTTATTAGCAATTGCTAACCTCATTGCTGTTAGCTTGCTGGCTAAAATGCCTTAGCTCTTTGGTTTTCAAAGTCCAAATTGAGATAATTGAAACAATATTGAACAACTTTTCCCATCATTTGAAAGCTATGTCGACAGGAAGTGCAAGGGTGGTTGGATAACTGTGGGCTCCTCTTTTTGGGCTAATTGGCTTCATTAAAATGATGCTGCattagctattagcagttcctgtttgcaaTATGTCCATGGATGTAAACACAACTATTACTGCATTACTTTGACACTGAGGAAAAGTTACACACACGTGATGATTCTTAGACAGTtatttggatttatttattattttgagATAAAGATATCCTTGAGAGGTGACACTGATCTAAAAATAGCTTCAGCTACTGTAGGTAGATGGCTGACAAGGCTGGCGCTTGCTGTGTTTAGCTTGCTGCCAgctgccacacatgcacacaaacctaCCTACCTGGATTATTCACAGCTCTGGATAACCCATCTGATtgtcatactgtatatgcaaaaataaaattagaaatgCACTGAAGAAAATGGTCAAACGATAAATAATTATGTGTTCCGAGAccaagaaaaagagggaaattaAGGAGTTGAAAAATAAAGTGGCCGAGTGAAAGAGTAAAATGaattagtttttatttattttatcatgtGAATGGTGGTGGAGGGAAATAAAATCCATTATGCTTTTTACTTACTGATTTGAGGTCAAAGGAAAACTTTAAAGctttaaacaggaaacagggtAATATTTCCTTGATCAGCTATTTCTTTTAACACTCCATTTAAATTCTTCAGCTGGTAGTATCATTCATTGACTCACAGTTATATTTTTGAGTTATGAGTTATGACATTTAGTTTGATCGTCCATAGTTTTGTAAGAAACATGCACCCCAGCTTGTTAACTGTCCTTAACTAACTTTATATTACAGAGACATTTTTTGTGCTGCTCATTAACCTAAAGTTTCTCTTGCAGGCTTACACATTGATATATTTGACAAGGACTTGCCACATGCCCTTGATTAATGCTGACACCATTATGGCCTCCAAACCACCTCTACTACACTTTACTTTACTGCACTCTATAAATCACTTGATGCAGACAGATGGTTGTTCTGAAAATAATGTGCATCCCTGCTGTGCCCCCAAAGAGTTGTATTAAGGGTAAGGGTTGAGGACTTACACTACAAAATTTTGACAGAATCATCTCCACAGTCCACTACTGATGCTTTTCTCACGCACAGCAGCATGAGTATGAGTCATTTAAGCATCAAAATTGCAGCATTATTGGGAAAAAAACTTAAATTATACATATATCCTCGTGTGAAGTTCTCGTCCCGCTGACGCACAGCGGCCGTGCGTCTCTCTGCAGTGCATCCGGTGGCAGATGGAGGATTGGCAGTGAAGGAAGAGATCCGGTGCCAGAAGCCTGCCGAGTTCACACTGGACCGTCACAACCGATTAGTCTCAACGCCCTGGTGCACAGCAGAGGCCTGTGTTAGCACTTTAGAGATTCGTGTCTGGAGTACAAAACAATGTGAAGGCTGTGGCTCCAAAATTAGATAAACAGCATGTAGCAAACACAGCTTTTTGAAgttcagaaaacacacatttaataaTAAAACGATATGTATCTAAGTTTTTTCTGGTGAATTTGAAGTGATGAATTACTTCAGCAGCAACAGAAGtgatttatttgaaatgaataGAAGACATGGGAGGACGTCAATTTGGGAGTCCACAGctggaaagagaaacaggagcGCCACCTGCAGACACTCAAAGGTCATCAACAGA belongs to Chaetodon trifascialis isolate fChaTrf1 chromosome 23, fChaTrf1.hap1, whole genome shotgun sequence and includes:
- the LOC139351388 gene encoding cerebellin-1 codes for the protein MPLSSPPSSSYLALHSVVFIGLLLLVLQGPSEVSCQNDTEPIVLEGKCLVVCDSTPAAEPSGNALGMSVRSGTGRVAFSAIRNTNHEPSEMSNRTMTIYFDQILVNVGSHFDPARSIFVAPRKGVYSFSFHVVKVYNRQTIQVSLVLNGWPVISAFAGDQDVTREAATNAGLVMMERGDKAYLKLERGNLMGGWKYSTFSGFLVFPL